GAAAGAGTTGGCCAGGCAGGATCCGGATGAGCTTTTTCCTGGACTTGTCCGTATCAACCAGGCCTTGCCGCTTCGCAAAACGCCGCTTGTTAAACGACGTATAGTGGCGTGGATTGAAGGTGCAAAACGTAAGTCCGTGATTTACTAAATTGGATGTCACAGCGCGCCCAGTTCAATGGCATCCAAGGCTTCTTTGGCTTCTTTGAAGTCCGGGTCCAGTTTCAGGGCCTGTCTGAAGCAGGATTGGGCCTTGTCCGCGTGGTTCATATCAATGTGGACACGGCCAATATTGTAATGGATATGAGACTCATGGGGATGGATTTTCAGGGCCTTCTCATACTGCTTAAGGGCGGTGGCGGGATCCCCCCTTTTGCGATACAAAACGCCCAGGCTGTTATAGACGTTTACCGTATCAGGCTGAAGTTCCAAGATTTCGTTTAGGATATCTTCCGCATTTTCATCTTTCTCGCTCTTCATATAGATCTCGGCAGCCTTATGTAAGGCTTCCTCGGCCTTTTGGGTCTGTCCCAGCTCCTTATAAGCGCGCCCCATAGCCTCATACGCCTTTGCAAAAAGGCGGTCAAGCTGCGTGGCCTTTCTGAATGCCTCAATGCCCTCCTGATATTGTCCCTGGGCCGTCTTGATGTACCCTATGTTATAATAAACTTCTGCGCTTTCGCCCTCACTTAACATCTTCTCAAATACGTTGAGGGCATCTTCGTAATCTCCACTTTCCAGCAACTTCATCCCATCTTCAAGGGAGACTTCTTCCTCGCTGGGAGCGCCCAAACCTGCCGCTTGGACGATGCCCGCAATCTTATCCTTGAGCGTATCTGTGTCGTAAGGTTTCACAATGAGCCCGCTCACACCTGCTTTGCCGGCTTCAATGACTGTGGCCTTGGTAAAGGCAGAATCGGAAAGGTAGAAGGGAAGGTTAACGTATCTGTCATCATTGCGTAGGATTTTCAAAAGGGCAAGCCCCGACATCTCAGGCATTTCCCAGGCCGAGACAACACAGGCAAATTCCTTTACCCTTAACATGGCCCACGCCTCACTTGCCGTGCTCGTTGCATGAACGTCCTTATATCCCAGATACTTGAGAGTATCTGTAAACTCCTTAAGAGCTACTGAATTGTCATCGACAACGAGAAAAGATGTTGCTTTCATAGACTTCTCATTGATGAAATCGTATTGTGACCAAGTTGAATAAAATGGGTATCAGATTTCTCAAAATAAATCAAGAAGGGGTTCATTGTCTGCCCTTTCCGTTTCATCAGGTTCCAGTTCGTCCTTTCTTTCTGGCTCTTGGGCCTTGTGATCTCCAATGCCCGTCTTTTGGAAGGACTTTATGAAGCTATTAATCGATCTTGTAGTTGAGGCATCCTCAACTGTGCGAAGATCGTAGATCCGGTACGAGGCCTCTCCTGGCCCGGCCGTTTGAACGTAGCGCCAGACCTGTTTGGCAATCTCGTGACATTTCATAAGATTGCTCTCTATGTGCGTTAAGTCAAGAGAATAGAAAAACATTTCTCCCCACGTATTCTGTGCCAAATAATCCACTGACCGCAAGGTGTCGCTAGCAGCAAAGCGGCTTGTATCCAAGGCCACAAATACCCTTAGCCACCGGGGATCAGAACTCATATGATCAAGAGGCGGTATTTGATCAGGGAAAAAGGAAAAAAGCTCGTCAAGGACTCCTCTGGTTAGCTTGCGCGAAATGGGACCTTGGACAAACTGAAGGGCTACAGCAGAGGTCTTGTGCTCGTAGAGCCCGTTAAAGATGATCCAGCCCAAAATACGTAGCAGTTCAGGGGCAACAAAATGGGCGTTTTCTTTGCCTGCAGCGCTCTTGACAGAACTGCTGTAAACTGCCCAGAAGCTGACATCGGGACTCTCACGCTGATGGGCAACGAACAGAGCGTTGCCGCCTCCCTGGACACGAAGAGACGCCGAACAGCGGGGGATCTTCCCTGGTTTTTTCTCAAAGCGGTTTCTGATTCTTCTCTCAAACAGTCTGAAGTCCTCAATAGGCACGCCCTTGATGGCCTTCGATTCTCCCATTGAACTAGAAACGAGTTGGTACAAAAACCAGAGCTTGTCAATAATGCGTTTTTCGAGCCGAAGTTTTTCCTTTTCTGACCACAAGCCGTAAGACACAAGACGGCTCATCTGATCGTCGGCCCATGACCACGTGTCAACATAGTCTCTTAATACTTGGGCTTTCCGGTTGTTTTCGTCCGGTTCTGAGGGAACCGGGTAACCAACAAGGCGAAGACAAATACATTGCTTAAACAATTCGAGTCCGTCTTCGTCATCCATGCTTTCGTAGAATGCAAGAGCCTTTTCAAAGACAAAGACGTAGGGATCCAGATGACAACTATCCAGTCGACCTTCGAAGAACCTCTCCTTTATGATGTCACACAGCAGCCCTTCTTTTTCTTGAAAAAAGCAGTGGTGGGTCGTAAGCGATGCCTTGATCAAAGACTTTACAGGATCGTTTTGTGCGTCCCAAACCTGCCAAAGCAGGGCGTCTGGAAAATTCTCACTCTTGATGGCTGTCAAATTGCCAAGGTCCACATAATCATCAGGCAAAGAATTGTCCTCAGACAGCAGCGACGCAGTTTCAACCCAGCTCTTGTACTCAGCATCCTTCAGACGCGCAGGTAGGACCGCCCAGTATGGGATCTGTCCGCCTATCAAGATAAATGTGCGGTAAAATTCTTCTTTCAAAAGACTCCTTTGCGCAGCTCCTAAACCTTCTTCGTCAATTCCGCAGAAATCGCTTTGCCTTATCTGTTCAAAATCCAGCAGAAAAAAGGTGACGAGTTGGTCGTAAGTTTGTTTGGCCCACTCTTCGATTCTGCCAAGCTTTCTGCTCAAAAGCCCCCGCTGTGCCTCGCTTACAGACCCACTGTCGATGACTATCCAATAGTCAAAAGGAGAGATGTCTGTCTGGCCCACTGTTCCGGTGCTTCCTATAAGATAAATCCCTTTTATGAGAAAACTCTTTGAGATATATGAACGTATATTCTTTGTTTCGATTCCGAGGCGCTTTTTGGCAAGCATCCAGAAGCCGGAATCAAAGAACCCGTAAATGCCATGTGGTGTTTGGGGATGATCAACATAACCGGGCAAATCCGGGGAATTTACGTGGAGGAGAAGTGGAATCGTGTGAAACAGTTCCAGCTTCTTGCGTGAAAGATGCCGTATGACCTCACGTAACCTGGTGATGTTATATGTGACGAAATCCCTTCTGTTTGCCAGGATTGTCTCTCTGGCATCAAAGAGATCGGGTTTGTTGCGACGTGTGTTTTCTGTCATCTGGGTCCGGGTCTTTGTACTAAAATGGAAAACATGGTCCTCTGCCCCGAATTTCTACTTCAGTGGTAATATAATGTTGGAAAAACTGCCATTTTGTGTGTAAAATTATTTTATTTGTGAAAAGATCTTAACACAGCCCTCATATGGTATTTCCAATGGAAGATAACGATAAGAACGCAGAGGACTTAGACAAGGAAAAACTGGAGCTTGACGAACTCGAGGTGATTCCTGGGACCGCAGGCTCCGCGGAAACGCCTCCTTCGTCAAAGAGCCAGGACAAAGACCAGGGGCCTGATAGAAAAAAAATGGCCATCTTCAACGGCCTTATTCTTCTGGCTAAGGACAAGGTATTCATTCTCTCCTTGTTAGCAGGCATGGTTGTGGCTTCAGTCTTCCTGCTGTACTCACCTATACACGAACTCCTGTTAAAACAAGGGACTGCCGACACCCCGTCGACCGGAAAAATAGTCTACGTTGTTTCATCTTCTATCGGGTTCAACCATCATGTGGAATTCAAACTCTCAATCCCCTTTGGGGATAAGCAAGAAAAGGCTGATTTGATACGGAAGTTGACCAAGGTTAAGCAAGAGCTGCCAGCATCTGGAAGTCTTCCCGAGGTGGCAAAATCGATTGAGCAGAAAGACCTTGATGCCTTGAAAGAAAAGATTCTCAAAATTGTTCATACCATCACTGACGTACCCATTGAAAAAATGCACTTGGAGGAATTGTCCTTGAAGTGAGACCCCATAGAAGCGCCGGGGTGTCACAAGAGCTGCCCCTGTTCTTTGTGCAGGCTTTTAATCGTTCTGATAAGAGCCAAGAGCCCGGCGCATATCCCCCCGGCAATTAGGATTCCCAGTTGATAAGACCATATATTTTGAACAGGAGATATCTTGTATTTTGGCAGGACGAAGTTTGCGTAGTAGACCGCGACTGGAAAGACAATTATTGCGAGAAACACAATGGCCGCTTGAAAAACCAGACTTTTCTTAACAAACCTGGTTAAGAATAGAATGACGAGTTGGACTGCCTCCAGCCTTTTCAACTTCGATTGGATTTGATCCAATTCATCACCTAGTTCTCCAAGCCGATCAGGGCTCCGCCTGAATTCTTCAGGAACGTCAGATCTGGCCATGTCCCGGGTATGGGCTATCTTTGTCTGAACGCGGGCCAACTTCTGGTAAGGACCGCTAATCAGACTTCGATAACGATAATTGCTGGCAAAGACTAGGTATTTCTCAACACGACGAGTCAATCCATGAAGGGCTTCAAAGATCTCATTTCTTTTTTCTTCTATGCTTCTACGGCTCATACTAATGAGAAATTTGCCGTAGTGAACAATGTCGAGATAAGCGAAGTAACCATCCTTCTCTGACAGTTCTTTGATATCTGACCACAGGGACGCGGCTTCTACGATTTCCTTTTCATCCAGAATTCTTTCCAGCTTGTCATATTCCTTTTCCGCTTTATGGAAGATACCCAAAGCCTCGTCTTTTGCTCCGTCAAAAATGTCCTTGAGTTCAGGATGGACTACTGCGCTAAACGGCGCAAGGTCTGGATCAATTAGGGCATTTATGTAATACTCCCTATCTTGATTAATGAGCTTGACTAGTTGGCTAAGGGCTTCAGACTCCTTTCCTGCCCTCAGTTTGAATATGACGTCGTAATATATGGCTTCAACACAGTGCGGATCGATGATTAGGATGTCTCTAATGTTTTCAGCAGCCTCTGAAGGATAGTCCTCCAAATCATAAAGGCGAGCGATTAACAGGAGGATAAAGATCTTCTGGGGTTTTGTCTCCGCACAATCGAGCGCTTTGACAAAATGGTACCTTGCTGTAAGGAAATCACTTTTCTCGACATTAAGAAACCCGAGGGCACAGTGTGGCCTGTAGTCGTCAGGGTGTTCTTCCAGAGAGGTCTCTAAGAAGGTTTCAGCCTGGGCCAGATTGGAAACACGCAGACAATCCGTGCCCACCCACATAAAACCTCCCTTTTCCTTCTTCTTGACAGTCGTTTTTCTGATTTCGTCCCAGCTATGGTCGGCGCTGTTCCAGATATTTCTAAAAAAGCGGAGTTGAAAGACCCTCTTGAGATCGTAGAATCCACAAAAAGCCAAATTGTGTGAACTGTCGGTATCGGTTTGCGACTCCTTGTCTGGGTCAATGCTTTGTTTCCCTCCCGCTACATATTCAGAAAAAAGCCTGTTAATCCTGTCAAAGGAAAGATATCCTAACATATTCAGGGCATGGGTTGTGAGTGGCAGGTGTTTCGATGGGCAGTTTGTCGCCAGGTGTTTCTTGTCACCGCAATAGTAACAAGGATGGTTCTTGCCCTGAGTAAGACCATTATGGGAGGAAAAAAGAGGTGGAGCGCCGGTTCCCATATTGTTCTGGGGGATGAGCTTGTAAAGCGAATTGAGCGAATCCGAACCGGATTGCAGGCCATGGGAAGGAATCTCGTTGCTTTCCATTAGGGTATGAGCAGAGGCCGAGACGTATATTTCACCCGGATCAATTTCTTCCCAATTGACCCCAAGGTCCTCAACGACTATTTCGTCTGCTTTGAGATATGGCCCTGAGTCGATAACCATTTGCACCGGAGAAATTCCGGGTTCCTTGTCGTGCGATAGGGTTTTGCTGACAAACTCCCGGATATTGTTGGCAATGGTCAGGGCTGCTGTGAC
This genomic window from Deltaproteobacteria bacterium contains:
- a CDS encoding tetratricopeptide repeat protein translates to MKATSFLVVDDNSVALKEFTDTLKYLGYKDVHATSTASEAWAMLRVKEFACVVSAWEMPEMSGLALLKILRNDDRYVNLPFYLSDSAFTKATVIEAGKAGVSGLIVKPYDTDTLKDKIAGIVQAAGLGAPSEEEVSLEDGMKLLESGDYEDALNVFEKMLSEGESAEVYYNIGYIKTAQGQYQEGIEAFRKATQLDRLFAKAYEAMGRAYKELGQTQKAEEALHKAAEIYMKSEKDENAEDILNEILELQPDTVNVYNSLGVLYRKRGDPATALKQYEKALKIHPHESHIHYNIGRVHIDMNHADKAQSCFRQALKLDPDFKEAKEALDAIELGAL
- a CDS encoding class I adenylate cyclase, translating into MTENTRRNKPDLFDARETILANRRDFVTYNITRLREVIRHLSRKKLELFHTIPLLLHVNSPDLPGYVDHPQTPHGIYGFFDSGFWMLAKKRLGIETKNIRSYISKSFLIKGIYLIGSTGTVGQTDISPFDYWIVIDSGSVSEAQRGLLSRKLGRIEEWAKQTYDQLVTFFLLDFEQIRQSDFCGIDEEGLGAAQRSLLKEEFYRTFILIGGQIPYWAVLPARLKDAEYKSWVETASLLSEDNSLPDDYVDLGNLTAIKSENFPDALLWQVWDAQNDPVKSLIKASLTTHHCFFQEKEGLLCDIIKERFFEGRLDSCHLDPYVFVFEKALAFYESMDDEDGLELFKQCICLRLVGYPVPSEPDENNRKAQVLRDYVDTWSWADDQMSRLVSYGLWSEKEKLRLEKRIIDKLWFLYQLVSSSMGESKAIKGVPIEDFRLFERRIRNRFEKKPGKIPRCSASLRVQGGGNALFVAHQRESPDVSFWAVYSSSVKSAAGKENAHFVAPELLRILGWIIFNGLYEHKTSAVALQFVQGPISRKLTRGVLDELFSFFPDQIPPLDHMSSDPRWLRVFVALDTSRFAASDTLRSVDYLAQNTWGEMFFYSLDLTHIESNLMKCHEIAKQVWRYVQTAGPGEASYRIYDLRTVEDASTTRSINSFIKSFQKTGIGDHKAQEPERKDELEPDETERADNEPLLDLF